GACAATTTTAGAGCCGCCTGCTGGAATTATATCAAGGGTATAAGGATTCGAACGAGTCAATTGACAGTTTGGTAAGTGTTCACTTAAGAAATCCAACTCTGATTTAGGGCTTAGTAAAACACATTGGAAGATCGGCTCTTTCAAAATACTAAGACCATGATAACGCTGCGCTTTTCTATGGATGGAGAGTCGGCTGATCAAGTCTTTTACGAACCTTGTCGGGAAATATTTTGGCAGAAAACGGACTAGCTTTTTTGCCCATTTTTTTTGCCCAAAGCGCATAAATGAACTTCCCTCTACATTATCCCTTGAACCGAAAAGAATTTGACGATGATAACGATCTGAAAATGACACAATTTGCTCTAGTGTATCATCAGCAAACGACTTTGCTCGAATCGTTTCTTCTTTTGTATAAACAAGTTGACCATTGTAGGTGACGAAAACATCCAAATTCAATTCATCGATCTGCTGACTTAAATGAACCGGACCTCTACCTGTCGCAACGCCACAAATAATCCCCTGGGCTTGCGCTTTTTCAATTGCTTGTTTCGTAGATGCCAATACCTTTGTATTTCTGTTCACCAGTGTGCCATCGATATCAAAGAAAATTGCTTTAATCATAGGTTTCCTTTCCATGATAGATCTATACCTTTTTATTAAAATAGATCCATTTGTTTCGGATTTAAATTTTCGTATTCTAGTTTTAATGCTGCTTTCATTTCCAACAAATTCTCTGCCGCATCCCCGCCAGAATTGTTATTAAAGATTACACCAATCTCTTGTGTTTGAGTCAACACTTTTTCAATAGATTCACTTAGTTCGGCAATTTCTTCAGTGTTATAGCGATATAATGTCCGCTTCTTGCGCCAATCTTTATCATTAGCCATCCAACCAGCTGCATTGCGTCCGTGAAAACGAAATAGAGTCAATTGATCATTTGTTACAAATGGAAAAAAAGGAACTGGGTTTGTTGGGATTTGAGGTTCATCTACAATCACCAAGGAGAATTGTTGTGTTTTCATGAAAGACAATGTTTGTTTAATATACTCCGATGTGTACCATGAACCATTTCTTAATTCAATTGCAACTGGATACCCAGCAAACCATTGACGAATTTTCTCTAAATATTGAACATTTTCTTTCGTACAGCCAAATGTCCCAGAAAATTGAACAAGAAAAGCAAATAGTTTTCCACTTTCAACGATTGGAGCCATACTTGTTAAAAAGGCCTCCACCATCTCTTCCTCATTTGCGTAATATTGCTGCCACTCACCTTGACAGCTAATTCCACTGTACACTTTCATCACGAAACGAAAGTTATCGGGAACTGATTTTGCCCATTCCTGAACGGAGCTTTGCTTTGGAATACCGTAATAAGCTGTATCCATTTCGACCAAAGGCAAGTACCCTGCATATTCATATAATGTCGAGCGCTTTTTTCCAGTTAATTTATCATGCTCATTAAAAGAGGTCAATCCTAATCGAATCATATATGTATGTTTCCTCCTTGCTTTTATCAATAACTATTGCTTATCATTCATTTTACTATACACATCTATTTTATAATAAAAAAGGAGGTCGAGCAGAAATCTTTCTACCCGAGAACCAAATGAAGACTGTTCAGCATCAACTCACACTTCGCTGTATTTTACAGCAATAAGAAGAATTTACGTTTGATTCTGCCGTCTATTCGTATTTAAAGTGTGAAACAAAAGTGCTATCTGCCTTTGTCCCACACCCTTTAAAATAGTTTTATCTATCGTTTATTGACTTTTTTTCCACGTCATATTTGCTTCACAATAGATTTGACCATCGATTTGAATTTCATGTCGTGTAACTATCTGGTCTTGATCATCCAGCATTTCATAATGACTTTCTACCATTTGGCCATATTCTACTTCTTTATCAAATTTTACATTGATAAATGTTGGTTCATGAGTAGCCAAAAAATCATACCCCAAAACATCTAGTAACCAATTGAAATAAATAGCATTGTTGACGTGTTGATTGCCGTCAATATCAAAATAGCGCACACGATAAGGGAGAAACTGACCATTCTCGATTTTTTCGATTTTTTCACCACGATAAATTTTCGTGATTTTTTCACTTTCATATGGTTCAATAATTTCAGGTAATACACTGCTCATTTTGCGATTCTCTTGATCCATCAACACAAAAGTGGACTTGATCAATACGCATTCATTTCCCTGTTGGTCATGAATCCAAAAGTTTCTGTAACAGAAATATTTATTGTACGCCATCGCTTGAGTTGTCACGTTGATCTTTTCTCCAACTCTTGGTAAGCGTGTGATATGAATTTCGTAATTCGTAATAACCCAGC
The DNA window shown above is from Enterococcus sp. 4G2_DIV0659 and carries:
- a CDS encoding Cof-type HAD-IIB family hydrolase, with the protein product MIKAIFFDIDGTLVNRNTKVLASTKQAIEKAQAQGIICGVATGRGPVHLSQQIDELNLDVFVTYNGQLVYTKEETIRAKSFADDTLEQIVSFSDRYHRQILFGSRDNVEGSSFMRFGQKKWAKKLVRFLPKYFPTRFVKDLISRLSIHRKAQRYHGLSILKEPIFQCVLLSPKSELDFLSEHLPNCQLTRSNPYTLDIIPAGGSKIVGIQACAEYFEFTLDEVMAFGDSWNDVEMLHGVGIGVAMGNAEDEVKQISDYVTKTNEEDGIYHALKHYDVIP
- a CDS encoding acyl-ACP thioesterase domain-containing protein, with translation MAKKYTTPYEVAYYDGDITRRMTIPAMLAVVIKTSEEQSDALNRGSDYVASFGLGWVITNYEIHITRLPRVGEKINVTTQAMAYNKYFCYRNFWIHDQQGNECVLIKSTFVLMDQENRKMSSVLPEIIEPYESEKITKIYRGEKIEKIENGQFLPYRVRYFDIDGNQHVNNAIYFNWLLDVLGYDFLATHEPTFINVKFDKEVEYGQMVESHYEMLDDQDQIVTRHEIQIDGQIYCEANMTWKKSQ
- a CDS encoding DUF72 domain-containing protein; the protein is MIRLGLTSFNEHDKLTGKKRSTLYEYAGYLPLVEMDTAYYGIPKQSSVQEWAKSVPDNFRFVMKVYSGISCQGEWQQYYANEEEMVEAFLTSMAPIVESGKLFAFLVQFSGTFGCTKENVQYLEKIRQWFAGYPVAIELRNGSWYTSEYIKQTLSFMKTQQFSLVIVDEPQIPTNPVPFFPFVTNDQLTLFRFHGRNAAGWMANDKDWRKKRTLYRYNTEEIAELSESIEKVLTQTQEIGVIFNNNSGGDAAENLLEMKAALKLEYENLNPKQMDLF